The genomic region AGACCATGTTTTTCTTCCCGGTCGCATCGGCAATCTGCTTAGAGGAAACCCCCAGCGATTCACGCGCGTCACGGAAATACGAAATCAGCGGCGTCAGCACATGCTGTTTTAGCTCGTTACTTTTCTCCGCGTATCCATCACTCTTGGGCTTATACGGGCCCTGGTAATGTTCAGCGAAAAGAATGCGCTCAGTCGCCGGGAAATATGACCGCAGACTTTCTTTGTTGCAGCCATTCCAGCGACCGGAAGGTTTTGCCCAGATGATGTGATTAAGGACACTGAACCACTCCCGCATCATGATTTCAATATCAGACGCAAGGCGATGCCCACAGAACAGGTAAAGGCTACCGGCGGGTTTCAGAACGCGCCAGAACTCAGCCAGGTATCCATCAAGCCAGCGTAAAAAATCCTCGTCCCCTTTCCACTGGTTGTCCCATCCTTCAGGTTTCACCCTGAAGTAAGGTGGATCTGTAACGATAAGGTCAATGGAGTTATCAGGGAGAGAAGCGATGTAATGCAGCGAGTCAGCGTTGATTAACTCAACACTGTTTATTTTTACAGTATTTTTCATAGATCAGTAAGCGTAACTCTGGTAGGCTCACTATGCTTTTGCGCTAAAGCAGTGGGCCTAGGTTAGCTTGTGACCTGAAAGCATGAGCTGATGGCTGGCTGGGTGCTACAACACCCACCAGCCGCCCATTTCCACAGCAGAAAACCTCCATCAAAGGAGGAGTATGTAACACCTGAATTTTTTGTGTAATATTCCTGTCGTAAGCATTCAATGAGTATGTACCGATAATCTGAAAGGCTTAGACAGCCGTAAACTTTATTGCCAGAAATAGGGGAGGATATTTTGCCCACCAATTATTTATATTAGTCATCCACAAAGTGTTGTCTAATATAAGCCACCGAATAGTGGCTTTTCAGTTTATACATAAATTTTAAATCTAAGGTTTTCCACGAATTGGAATACGAATCGCCAAACCTTTGGGGATTTTGACTTCAATGTCATCTGCATCCTTCCAAAAAATCCTAAATTCATCCTGCCAGGAATCTTGGGAAGATTTAAGAAAATGATTTCTATGATGTAAGTTTGTATAACTACATTCACCCATCACCCCGGTTATTCCTATTTGCTCATCTAATATATTTTTTAACTCAATAACATCAACAATTTCTACACAGGCTTCTTTTTTAAGCTTTTTAGCTATAAAATTACTTCTTCTGTTCGCTAAGCATAAAATCACCCCGTCTTCAACCTTTCGATCTAATACTATATTTTGCATATATATTCCGGGTGCTGATAACGACCCTATATATCCTTGAGCATTAGGTCCAAATTTTACTCTCCCATCGAATATAGCATCACTATGTGTCGAGTTATCAATTTGATTTTCGTCCGGAGTATATATTCCTAACCTGTCCTCTCTTCTATACTTACTTGCCTTGAATAAGGGAACTGTTCCACCATTTATCCAGGTATTAGCATATCTCTCAAACTGTAAATAAAGATACTTTTTCATCCTTAATCTACTCATGTCATGTTGAATATTTCTATTAATTTAATTCAAAAAAACACAGTAGAGAAGTAATCTTTTTGATGATAAAAACCCGCCGAAGCGGGTTTGTTAACGTTTGACATTCAATGCCCATCGTTAAGAAAATGCTAACCACATTTTTTGAATATTGCAAGCATCGCGCAGCGAAAATCATTAAAAATGTGGCTATCGTGTCACTTTTCGTAATTGTAGCTCTGCGAATGCCTCTTCCTGCCAGCATTTAGTGACCAGCTTATTGATCACTTCACCATAACCGCTGTACCAGTTGTAATTTGTCAAATCAGGAATGACCCTTTGCACCTGCTCCCTGGCAATTGTCGTTGGCAGCCTGCTGTAACGGTTGCCATTACAACGACCACATACTTTCATCACTGGCACGCCATGGAGTTTCGTGCGCTTCTCATCAAGTACAGTTCCCTTCCCCTTACATCCTCTGCATGCTGTCGAGATAGTTCCCTTACCCTTACAATGCTGGCAAACTTCTTCGACTTCCTCATTGCGGATCATCGGCTCTACACCTTTTACGCCTGGGTGTTTTACAACATCACACATTGAACGTAACACCCCTTCACCATTGCAATGTGGGCAAACTGATTTACTCGCCGCTGAACGGGAATAGTCCTCATATGCAAACTTCACCAGTACAGGAAGAATTTCAAGACGAGACTTCTCACTTAGTTTTTGTAATACCGGATTTTTCATTGCCAGGGCGTAGTTAAAAAGCCCCTCCAGTGCAGGTGCTGGATCCTGTATTCCCATCTTTGCCAGAAACAGATTAAACCCAAGTGGTGCCATTGACTGCACCATACCCTGCGCAGCCATCACATCAGTGATTGTTAATGCCTCAGAGCTGGTTCCCGGCGTTTCATCATTTAGTTTCGGTGATTTTGGTGAGTAAAATTTTGGTAATGATTCAAGGTTCATACGTGTTCTCCACTTACGCCAGCACACCAATTGCAAGCGCGCGATCGATAAAACGAAATATCAACTCCAGCTGCGAGCCATATTTCTCTTCGAATGTCACGGTATCCGCATGTAACTCGTCGTGATGCTTTCTGCACAAAGGCAACACCCAGAGGTCATGCGCTTTTGTCCCCATACCACCCTGACCGTGACCTATCAGGTGGTGCGGATCATCTGCCTGCGTACCGCAGCAGGCACACGGCTGAGCCTTCACCCAGCGCGTGTATTTCTCATTTTCC from Citrobacter sp. RHB25-C09 harbors:
- a CDS encoding site-specific DNA-methyltransferase, with translation MKNTVKINSVELINADSLHYIASLPDNSIDLIVTDPPYFRVKPEGWDNQWKGDEDFLRWLDGYLAEFWRVLKPAGSLYLFCGHRLASDIEIMMREWFSVLNHIIWAKPSGRWNGCNKESLRSYFPATERILFAEHYQGPYKPKSDGYAEKSNELKQHVLTPLISYFRDARESLGVSSKQIADATGKKNMVSHWFGASQWQLPGEADYQKLQELFTQVAFDKHLNNELDTPHHQLVATWHSLNRKYSELLEEYKSLRRFFSVSVTVPFTDVWTHKPVQFYPGKHPCEKPADMLQQIINASSRPGDVVADFFMGSGSTIKAAMALGRQAIGVELETERFIQTVEEIRELNKT
- a CDS encoding antitermination protein, encoding MNLESLPKFYSPKSPKLNDETPGTSSEALTITDVMAAQGMVQSMAPLGFNLFLAKMGIQDPAPALEGLFNYALAMKNPVLQKLSEKSRLEILPVLVKFAYEDYSRSAASKSVCPHCNGEGVLRSMCDVVKHPGVKGVEPMIRNEEVEEVCQHCKGKGTISTACRGCKGKGTVLDEKRTKLHGVPVMKVCGRCNGNRYSRLPTTIAREQVQRVIPDLTNYNWYSGYGEVINKLVTKCWQEEAFAELQLRKVTR